In Corticium candelabrum chromosome 1, ooCorCand1.1, whole genome shotgun sequence, the genomic stretch TGCTAATTAGGCATACATGTACTCTTCATGTGCTGTTAGTGTGTTTGCTATAGATCAGTGTGGTTGTTGGTTTTAAGGTTGCCACTCTATATGTTGATGTCATGCGTGTTGTATTAGCCGTTACATAACTGTAGCAGTCAACCTCTAGTAGCCAAAACAAGTTCAACATTTAGTGAATGTCCCTTAGATTTGTGAAGGTCATATTTGCCATGTTGATATGATAGCACAAAAAGCATTATGTATTGTGATGTGATGCGATGTGATGATACATTTACTCAAGGAAACTATTCAGTATACAATAATGGCTACCATGGCACCCTGCTAACATAAACGcgaacaacaaacacagcaaaAACACAGTATGTACGTAATAGTTCAAACATCTTTCTGCATATGAAGCAGTGCTGTAAACTCTCTCTAATCACATTGTATGGGACAATTAGTGAATGCCTCACAGAGGGCAGTTACATGGAGCCAATGTTCATATGCATGAAAGTGCTATTGGGATCTGAGATGCAGTGGCTTTACTGTGTGAGATACATGCTAAGTGTGATTGAATATGAAATTGTATTGTAAATTTGCCAAGGAAATCAATTTCGACTACACTTATGTAATATCTCCCAAACAGCCACAGCGTATAGGGTGCTGCAAATCTACCACTGTAGACTATAATATGCTGTGCATCCTTTCTATTGGAAAGCATAGTTTGTGTCCATATGTCTGACTTCTTTCTTTATGCTAGTCGTTTGTTTAGCTGCTCcattgtctgtcaatctttgTCTACTGGTGACCGGCCATGTTTGTATTGAAGGTGTTGGTCAAGAAGAGTtatggagagaaacgaaaacGCCGCCAGAAGCGAGTGTGGAAATTGAAACACCTTCCTAAAGATTCAGATGACATGGCTGTTTCCGACAGCATGGATCAGTGAGTCATCAACATCCTACCATTTCATAGCAAGACCACAGCATGCCATTGAATATAGGGATTACGATGATTTTCTCGCTGATCTTGAAGAAGATGAGACACTTAGACAAGCTGTCAACATCTATAAAGGTTTGTCTGCACAAACTATATTATTGACTTGGTTCGTTGATAAGACAATATGTCAGACGCAACACGACTGAAACATGTAAGACATGGATCCGGTGTAACTGATGATGTGGAAGACGAGGCACCTCAGATCAGTCTGGCTGAAATGTTGGATGATTTGTGTATCGATGATCCTGATAGTGAAACTACAACTAGTGAAATGTGATGAGAGTTATTTACGGGGAAAGATCAAGTAGAGTGCAGCTATGTCGTTGAGATGTTGTATGATGGTGAGCACAGTCATCACAAGTGTATGCGGTAATATATTGGTTGTAATTTCAAAATATGGCGAAATGTCTCAGCTCTTGTCAACTACTGCAATTCCACTGTACATTTATGTGTGATAAACGGTCAGATGGATTAAACCATGCTCATAACCGAAGTAACCCTAACCTTGGTAACATCATAAACACGAGTAATTATGTGTAAAGCTTGCAAGCATCCAGTGTCCATGTCTGTGTAAGTGCTttcttgtgtgtatgtagtacAAGATAGTGACTGATGCccaaagacagacagtttggTAATGAACCTATTCCTTCCCAACTTGTGATGTTATGTTGACTCTAGGGTGAGAAGACAAGTAACTGATAAACTATTGTTAGACAAGAAATTGTCAATAAAAGTTCAGTAAAACAAAGTTTATTAAGACAAAACATATATCTAAAGATAGAGCCTTAGCGAGACCCAGAGGGACTGTCAATGTCTGTACAATTTGCTAGtctttatatttttattaaaatgcACAGTCTATGTAACATTGCTAGTCTTTGCTAGTTGTGAGACACATGAGAGCACAACAATCAGCACCAGATGATATTGGacgtatacatgtataacatGGTAAAATTGCCATACCCTTTGACTTGACTATTGAACTAGCAGACATTCTACATGAGAGTCAAGTTGTACATCGAATAGCAAACGTCGTCAGTGACATCTTTCACTACATCAACAAATGGTGGAAGACTACGAGCATTGCTTTCTTTTGCACTGTAGGTCTCCATTAATATTAGACCTCTGCACCTGCCATTACAGCCGAATTGTGAAATGAGCGAAATGCTCATAGTGTCATCGTCAAGAGTATATATGGGTTCTCACCTCTCGTGGCAAGGTTCTTGATATACGTCCATTTGAAAATACTGATGATTCCAAATGAAACAGCGCCTCAGTTTATAGGCAGTAAATCGTGTCCTGTCTGCCTGTAATAACAGATCCTGAACAAGGACAGACTAAAATTAGTCATGAATAAGGCAATAATCTGATGTACAAAATTGTGCGAATGATGTTGATACTTGAGAGAAATGTCAATGGAGTTACGGACACTACCTGATATTCTCTGTCGTTTATCTGTCTTCTTGTTTCCAGAACAGATCCATCGCTGAGGCTTGTTCTTCTGGATACCATGTAGGTGTAGTGGCCTACAAGATGGACTGTTTCTTAACTGACATTCAAGTTATTTTCTCGTTTAGACAATGGCAAACTGTTTTGTCCTCTTTTCCTCAGACGTTCTTGGATGTTGTCATCTGGTGACTTCAGATAATTTTGGATGACGTCGAAATCTTGAAACTCTCCAAATTTCTAAGTAATGAAACATCGCAATGTTGGGCACATGCAGCCAAGTATGTAGAACTACATGGGATATGTCTAATACCTCGTTTGATGGCAAAGCTCTCACCAAGAATTTCAATCTTTTACTTTGAGGCATGAGCCGGTCACCTATGTCAATTCCAAGTCTGGCGCTTACAGCCTGAATGCCACATGTATCACAATCTCCAATTCGATGAGACAAGTTGATCTACTTACCGATAAACAGCGTCTGCACTTTTCCTCAAAATCAGAAGAGTTATCAATGACATCATAGTAAGGATGTCCGAGCCATGCCCGACCAGCTTTTGCATCTAGCTTACGGGCTAACTCCAAACCTTCAGTTCGTGCAGCATTATTCTCTAGTGAGTAGAATTCTTCAGCTCCAATAGCAGCCGTTACCTAACTCCACACTTGCATGATGAGTAACAAGTCTACATGGACTGTTACTGAACATCCATACACTAACCAGGTGAATGATCTGATCATATCTGCTGTCTCTCAGCTGCACATTGTTCTTACCAATCTTTGCAAGAATTCTGTCCCAAGTACCAGCATCAATGACTAGAGAAATATGAATACGATGTATACATTAAAATTGTCGTTCACATTGTATACAAATTAGAACAACATGCTGATGGGTCCATGGCTCCTCGGTCACAGATGATAAGACAGGGCTTTGGACAATTTTGGGATAAATCAAAGTAGACTTGCTCAATTTGCAACAGTGTCTTCAGCAAGTTCTCTTGAAAGTCTGCAACTACATTAGACGCTCATTGCATAAATGTAAACCACAACCATAGTCCAAACGCAAAAAACGCAGTgttcacatgcacactcacttCCATTATGCATGGACATGTACTACACAGACAAatcgcatgcgtgcacacatgcaggcacacacacacacacacacacacacacacacacacacacacacacacacactgcttaAATTTACTGAAAGATActgattaaattaataatcCTTGCTTGTATGTTCGTTGAGCTCATCAAATCTTACTCCTCCTCTGGgaacaacaaaacagtcacTGTTAATTTCATCACCTGTATGCATTTATTTAGCTGCTCTTACCCAAGCAAAAGAGTTGCTGTCTCGGGCACTCGGTACACCTGTAAAAgaacaattaattataaaacaGGTGAACTGAATGACTACTTGAGATTATATTGCACGAAGTTACTGTATTAAATACATTACAAAATTTCAGCTGCAGAAAGTGGTTTCTTTGCTACATTACAATTATTCTAATTTAGAGAATTCCTATAGCTGCTATcctatcaattaattaaatcttccatataacaacacattttatattaacaataaacaaatcaatTTACATACAAACTAGTTTAATTAGACTTACAGTACAAGTGCTACAAGTttgtcaatcaattaattagtgagCAAATGGTGTTGATCACTTATGAGttgaattttaattaacattggaAATTCCTTTTTATCTCCAATCAACTCAAGCACTAGAGATCAAAGATCAGCTACTTAGCCGCCTACACAGTGTGTAGCTTTGAGCAAGCGCACATCTATAGCTATCTAGACAATCACATCCTGTTAACAGGTCCCCTAGGAAGACCAGCCTTAGGTTGATAGGGCTACCTGTATAAATATATCTATCTAAAGCAAAGGAAAATACAGACAGTTGTTCCTTGAGTGGAAAACCCAGCAATAATCTCAGTTATCTTTCAAACTCACTTTCAGAGCCCTTGGATGCCAGAGCATGGTCTCTCATTGAAAGTTTGACGGTCAATAACATTCTTTCTTCTACAGTACCTTGTACTGTGTCTCGAGTTCCCAACATTGCAGTCTCAGTTTTTCATAAGAGTTGTGGTATTCCTCTTGAGAGAATTGCTTCTGATTCATCTGATGCTGTAGCATGGAAGCTTTTGATGCTTGTTCCAAGGATGGTTCTTACCCCTCCTAAGCGTGGTGGGAGAGCAGGATGTCAGGAAATTCGcaatttgtgtcaaaatttcTGGAGTATCATTGAGAAGAACTACTGCAGTTGAACGCTCCTAGATCAAGAAATGAATCTAAAACGCCAAAAAACCATCAAAGAAATTCTGCTCTTCGTCTCATATGTTGTGGTGAGTTGTCTCGTGCAGCTAGAATTCTATGCAGCAAAGGTCTAGCTCCAGCTACACAAGCTACTGTTGACAAGTTAGCTTCTAAACACCCAATTCAGCAACAAGTTCCTGAGTATGAAGATCCAAAATCAGATTCAGGCTTGAATCTGAATCAGCAGTCTCTTGCTCGGATGATTAGATCTCCCCCATGGTTCTGGAGGCCGTCCATCTGGATGGAGATATGAGCATTTACGTGCCCTGATTGCTGATCATCAAATCAGTGATTATCTTCACTTTCTGTGCAGTGCTATTGCACCTGGCTCACTTCCTGAAGAAGCCATCTCCCTTTTGTCAGCTTCTCGTCTGGTTGCATTACCAAAAGGATTCGATGATGTGCGCCCAATAGCCATTGAAGAAGTTTTTAGGAGAATTACAGCTAAGGTCATCTGctcagaaaaacagacagaattccATTCTTTCTTCTGTCCTATTCAACATGGCATGGCTACTGAAGGTGGAGTTGAGCTTATAGTTCATCAAGCTCAAGCTTTGCTGAACAACACCCAGATTGGGTAATTTTAAAATCAGACATTAAGAATGCTTTCAATTCAATTAGTCGACAACACATGTTACAGCAAGTATGCAATCATTTTCTGGACGTGTATCCACATGCTTTTAACATGTATGGTCATGTCAGCTCACTTGTGTATACTAAGGGCCATAGTGCTGTCATCCTTCAGTCGCAAGGAGTCCATCAAGGAGACCCTTTGGGCCCCTGTTTGTTTTCCATTACTATACAACCATTACTCTCTAAGGTGCAGAAGCAACATCCCCAAGTTCAAACTCTGGCTTATTTGGATGACGTCTTCTTGATTGGTTCGCCTGAAGAAACTGTGAATGCCTTTCAAGACCTACAATGTCAGTTTGAGTCAACAGTCTACTCGTCTCTAAGCAGAAATGTGAAGCATATGCAATGGCTTATCCAGATGAGTGGTCTGTTGACATTGCCATCAACACTTCTGGCATTGACATACTTGGAACCCCAATTGGGACACCAGATTACGTCTCCGCACGTTGCATAGATAAGGCAAAGTCTGGTACTGAACTATGTTCAAAACTACTAGAATTGGACGATCCACAGAGTTCTTTACTGCTACTCAGGCACTGTCACGTTCCTAGTCTCAACCATTTGCGTAGAACTGTCATACCAAAACAACTCAATAAAGCTGCTTTGATACATGATGACCAGACATATCAAACTTTTTCTTCAGTCATGGGCTTAGATGTATCAGACCCTGATTCATGGTTTCAGAGTTGTTTGCCTATTAGACATGGAGGGTTTGGTCTCTCCAGGATGCAATCAGTCGTTCCCATGGCAATCCTAGCAGCTTGGATTCACACGTACCAGGAACTGTCTTTGCGGTTGAACTCTCATGAGTTGATTGACAACTTGTTCGAAAGACAGTCTTTTGAAGGATCTCTCTCTCACCATCTGTCACTAGCGGGGGCTACTATACAAGAACAAATGCCAGAGAAATCCTTATTAAGTGAAAAATCTCTAAGTCAAATTCTTGAAGATCCGGAAAAGTTAATACATCGTTTCACGTGCACAATGACTGATCAAGATTACAATCTTCTGTTAGGAAAAGAAAACTCACATGAAGTTTCAGCCAGACTTAGATCAGTCAGTGGAAAGAGAGCTGGTGCCTTCTTACAAGCAATCCCAACGTCAAACGAGCTTGCAATAAAACCCGGTGAATTTTGCCTAGCAGCTTGTTTACATTTAGAGCTTCACCTTCCTTTTCAGGGAATGCAAGATAAGTGCGATTGTGGGACCTACCTTAACTCTTCTGGGTATCATCTCATGACATGTAAACACGAAGGAGGTCCCGTTTGGGCTCATGACTCAATTGTAAGCTCTTAGTTGGAATGCTTGAAAGAGCTGGCCAGTCTCCACAAGAAAGAACCAAAACATAGATATCTGAACAATGAGGGTAGACCTGATATTCTCATATGCAACACTGGTATTTTGTCTGATCAGGAGATGGATATTTCACTTGCCCATCCCTGGAGTAAAGAGGTCGTCAAAAATTGCGCCAAACTGAGTGgatttgctgcaaagaaaagagaagaaatgaaaatTGCTAAATATGACGAGATTCTTCCAGGAGGTAGTGCACCAAAATGCATACCtgtagtgtttgagcactttggcacCTGGGGAGTTTCCGATGAGCGTCTGCTGAACACTTTATCACTCAAGTCCAAAGATAACGAAGGAAAGAACAACTCTGCTGACTTCAAGACCTACTGGAGACGTCGATTTTCCGTTACACTGCAGAAACTAAATGCTCGTGTGATGATGAAAAAACTGAACATTGTTCAAGGTGGTTCCATTTTAGATGATAAACTCAGGCGTGTCCAGGCACGCCCACATTAGTTTCTTAAGTTAGAGTTTAGGTTTGagtttagttgacattttatgtagtttgccgTATCTATCGAATGTCATTGTACTAGAGAATTGGATATATCTAATAAATATTCTATCTATCAATCTATCTACCTATCCTGTAGTCTAGATGTGCTTACCTTCCATCCCAAATTCTCGAACCACGTTGACAAACGAACTTGAACAGTGCTCTTTCCACCGCATGGGCCTAAATAACATGCTTTGGTACCAATCGCTGTTAAATTTTTTTGAGTGGCTAGACAACTGCGTTGGCGTCCAGCCAGTAACCTACAGTAAATTTGCACAAAAACGAACCTCCCGTAAGAACTACCTTGTACACGACATGTGGAGAAGAAACAGCGTTCGAGCGAGATTGTAGCGACTCTTGCTGTGACATCTTCGATCTTGTTATGCGTCAACAATGCGTAAAATAATGCGCGTCCTACTAAAAGTAAGTGTTGGGACACCGAATAGGGTAGCGGCAACTTCCGGTCACGCCTGGAATTAGAGCCGTGTTTCTCATAAAACAAAAGCGTATTTGCCAAACATTGTATATCATATTGTAGACCAATGCATGACCTTACTCGTAAGACTAGTGGGAGTGCACGCAGTCGCTGCTGCTCGTCGTGATCACGAAACGTTTGAAATATTGCGTGATAGTTGATATCACCATACGGGATCCTAATTCGGAACAGTCGTTTTCTTGCTAACCGCGTTTGCAAGAATCTTGATTTGTGCGCTCCGAGTACCGAAGAGATAAAGCTACATGCACGGCTACTGAGGATAGGACTTGTGCTTGTCAAGCAGGGTAGACCACGTTCCAATGTTGCATAGGTGTTGTTGCGTATTCTTGAAATCATGAAGATTTAGCTTcaattctttgttgtttttgtagaTGTTAAACTACATCATCGCCAAGGACGTAGTAACCACTGATCTTCAACCGATTTTTGTGAGGTTTCTGTGTCATTTACGACGTGAAAGACTGCTAACTATCATCAGAGACGAAAAGGAACTGTGGATATGCCTGAGCAACGTAATTTACACCGTAGAAAGTGTTCATCTTTTCATCAGATGGACTTGAGTCTAGAATCTTGCAACATCGTCattattttattgtcattaatatcaaccatttACAATGTGGGGCCAACGTTACTCCTACATAGAGAAATGGTTTGTACATAAAGGAAATTATTTCTACTGAGCTCAAGGAAGAATTTATGAAAGATGTATTTAAGAACATGCTGGGCAGAGCCACAACTCAGCCGTATCAGGCATGTCTGTAAACATGGCGCACCAGTAGTGGTACCACCTTCTGCAGCCTGCTTTATCGCAGCCTATCCAGCACTGCTGATCATCTGTGGTATCGTTTTCATAGTCCTTACCACATCCCTGGCACAGATTTTCTTGACTACTACTAAGGGGCAAAGCTAAGTCAACTTCGGCATTCCAAGTTtcgtctttctttcttttggCGTTCTCTTTCTCTGAGGCATTGTATGGCTTCTTCGCTAGTCACTGATTCTCCGTAATAGTTGAGCTGAAGTCTTCCGCTCTTAGAGGCAGGCTTGGTGAGCTTGGCTTGAAAATGCTCCTTGAACATGGATGTTAAATTTCTGTGAttggtgttgctgttgtcagGTTATCATAGCTGCATTTCGTGTAAGGCATTGATCGATTAAGTGCACCATGTGCAATAACTTCTCTGTTTAGAGGATGAATACCTGTTGCTCGAAAACCACTGACCAAATGCTCAGGGAAAACACTATTTTTCCATAATTTCTTTAGTAGAGAAAGAAAGGATTTTTTGTGACTACTGCCTGACATGTTTCAGTTTTGTAGATTTTTAAGATTTGACTTCAGGCTCTCTTGACAGTTCGAAAGACACTCACATCTAAGGGCTGTagaatgtgtgttgtgtgtggtggtAAGCAAAATATAATTGTGTTGTTTTCCCTGGCACATGTTACTACTTTCAGTGAGATGTGTGAGCCATGACCATCTAGAATAAGCATCACAGGCAGAGACTTTCGCACTGATTCTGTAGctggcagaaagacagagcaaAACCATTCTGTGAATTGTGCTTCTTCCATCCATCCAGAGTCACTGCTGATATATCTTGTTCCAATGGGGCCATTTTCCATCCATGCTGGATCAGCTGTCTTAGCTTTATACATAACATAGGGAGGAAGCTTTTCGCCCACTGCTGATCCATAGGCTAGCACTGTAATATTCTCTCTGCCGGATCCACTGCCTACTTCAACAACGTGCTTGTCTCCTCTTCTGACAATGACTTTTGTGGAAGGTACAGAAGTGGAAAGACCTGTTTCATCACAGTTCCATAGGCGAGCTGCAAGGTCACTGTACTTTAGGTCTAGCAAACCTTCATCCCTCAGTACCTCTTCCGGTTTTGTGAAGAAACCATCGATAACTTCAGGTGTGCAACACTTGGCTCGTTGGATTGTTAGATGCTGGGGTTTTCTTTCAGTTAGTTCTGGCCAGCGTTTGACGAAAGCACTCCACCACTTCTTTGATGGCTCGCCTGATGGAAAAGAGCTTTGACAGCCAACTTCTGCTAGATATTGCTTGAGCACACGCCCAACCAGGTCACGTGTAGCTGGGTAGCCAAATGTTCCTAGAGCTATGCATGCACGAACCCCTATCTTCTCTTCTAGCTCTGAAAGCGTGGTATAGGCCTGCCAGTTTGCTGGTGTTTAACAACACCACGGACGTGTAGAGAGTTGTTGTAGCACAGCCATAGGTCTTTGCTGCTTGACGGACTGATAAACGCTTTGACCTAACAGCATCAACTGCTTCTTGGAAAGCAGCAGATTGAGACGAAGCAAACGTTGACATGTATTCAGAAACACAGTTGGGAAAAGTTCAAATCATTTAGATCAAATGACTTCGTTCGCTCCACCCATGCACGTGCAGAATCAGACACAAGGGAACGTGTATACAACTCTGTTTATCTACATGCGTAGCAGTGTGCTTTTCAAAGGTTCATcgcaataaaataaaatagcTGTTTATGCCTGTATAGCTACATGTAATTGAGTTGGAGGTCGGTAGACCAGTACACATTCGTTGAATGAGATGTCCACTTCAGGACGGAGATGACTGGTGCTAAGGAAGTCTGTGAGTGCATACCAATAAAATCCAGACAGTAAGAATTTTGTATGTGCCTCAAAACTACCGCGTAAGTGATTAATTAGGGATTGAGAGAAATCACTCTCTGTACGCCATATTGCCATCCACACCAAATGAAACGTGCAAGCACCATGCTAGTAGATATATGTAACCGTCTGTACCATGTTTTTGCACTAATAAACGATTACTAGATAGAATCAGGCCGTTTTAGCTTACCTTCGGCAAGATGAGAAAGCGGTAGCCAAAGCCTAAACATTCACCAAAATTATTCTACATCGTCAGTACAGACTAGATAAACACATGACAAAATCGCAACGCGATGTGATAGTTGTATCTGGGAGAAACTAAATGTTCCGAATTAGGATCCCTGGGAGAGCTAATGGTTTCTCCCGAACCGCCCACATTCTGCGCAATCGCGGTGTTGAAAGGTGGTCGACCGAAACAAGCGTCGGTCCATTAAAGTGTCAACAGTTACTCTACAAGATTATCTAGGGTACAAGCCAATCAAGCACTTCGGTAAAAAGAAACACGATCGTGAAGGAAGGCGTGGCCAAAACTGTTCCGAATTAGGTGCCGCAACCCTACTGTATGTCGTAGCGTGCGTTACAGCTAAGTCATGGAAAACACCGTTGAGAAACTGGAGGCTTTGGTCGGTGAAAACTGGCTCTGGCGGTTACGATTTAACTTGATATGATATTATAATGTGTCAGTTTGCTAAAGCCGAGCGAGACTTGGATTTTATGTCTCGAACCCTTCGCAGCGAGTTTGCTGCTCAGTTTGAGGAGTCCGGAGAAGAAGAGGTGCGATACTTATAGACtcaatctgtctatctgtccgcaAAATACACGTCGTATCTACTTACGTCGTCTGTCTAGCTCAACCCCGTCCACTTGGTGTCCAGACTGTCGAGGGCGCGAACGAGACTGGAGACTTTGCGAAGCGAGAGAGTGCGCTGTGAAGAAGAGAGAGCGGTTGGAGAGAGTGGTGCGACACAGTTGCTCGGCGTGGATGGTTTCTTGTTTATAGAAAGTCGAAGATGAACTGAGAGTGCTGACGACAGCGAATGGCAACTTGTTGAGAAGTCTACAAGTGAAAGCAGGACTGAAGGTTGGTATGGGAACAAGTGGCATTCACGATGGCTAAATTTTTAAGCTGTATGCATGAGCTCTTGTGAGTCACACTATTCATGCACAATGTCTTTACCAAGACAAAATTTCTCgtttaacttaattttaataataaatatgtaCTTTTGAGTTGAGGTAATCAGCTTACTATAGAGTGTGGCTCACCTGCTGTCGCATGAGCACTATGGTCAGGCGAGTCTGTAAGTTGCTTT encodes the following:
- the LOC134192359 gene encoding TRPL translocation defect protein 14-like isoform X1 — its product is MSQQESLQSRSNAVSSPHVVYKVVLTGGPCGGKSTVQVRLSTWFENLGWKVYRVPETATLLLGGGVRFDELNEHTIADFQENLLKTLLQIEQVYFDLSQNCPKPCLIICDRGAMDPSAFIDAGTWDRILAKIGKNNVQLRDSRYDQIIHLVTAAIGAEEFYSLENNAARTEGLELARKLDAKAGRAWLGHPYYDVIDNSSDFEEKCRRCLSAVSARLGIDIGDRLMPQSKRLKFLVRALPSNEKFGEFQDFDVIQNYLKSPDDNIQERLRKRGQNIHLVGHYTYMVSRRTSLSDGSVLETRRQINDREYQDLLLQADRTRFTAYKLRRCFIWNHQYFQMDVYQEPCHERCRGLILMETYSAKESNARSLPPFVDVVKDVTDDVCYSMYNLTLM
- the LOC134192359 gene encoding TRPL translocation defect protein 14-like isoform X3 is translated as MLWHPRALKVYRVPETATLLLGGGVRFDELNEHTIADFQENLLKTLLQIEQVYFDLSQNCPKPCLIICDRGAMDPSAFIDAGTWDRILAKIGKNNVQLRDSRYDQIIHLVTAAIGAEEFYSLENNAARTEGLELARKLDAKAGRAWLGHPYYDVIDNSSDFEEKCRRCLSAVSARLGIDIGDRLMPQSKRLKFLVRALPSNEKFGEFQDFDVIQNYLKSPDDNIQERLRKRGQNIHLVGHYTYMVSRRTSLSDGSVLETRRQINDREYQDLLLQADRTRFTAYKLRRCFIWNHQYFQMDVYQEPCHERCRGLILMETYSAKESNARSLPPFVDVVKDVTDDVCYSMYNLTLM
- the LOC134192359 gene encoding TRPL translocation defect protein 14-like isoform X2; amino-acid sequence: MSQQESLQSRSNAVSSPHVVYKVVLTGGPCGGKSTVQVRLSTWFENLGWKVYRVPETATLLLGGGVRFDELNEHTIADFQENLLKTLLQIEQVYFDLSQNCPKPCLIICDRGAMDPSAFIDAGTWDRILAKIGKNNVQLRDSRYDQIIHLVTAAIGAEEFYSLENNAARTEGLELARKLDAKAGRAWLGHPYYDVIDNSSDFEEKCRRCLSAVSARLGIDIGDRLMPQSKRLKFLVRALPSNEKFGEFQDFDVIQNYLKSPDDNIQERLRKRGQNSHYTYMVSRRTSLSDGSVLETRRQINDREYQDLLLQADRTRFTAYKLRRCFIWNHQYFQMDVYQEPCHERCRGLILMETYSAKESNARSLPPFVDVVKDVTDDVCYSMYNLTLM
- the LOC134193057 gene encoding spindle and kinetochore-associated protein 2-like, which gives rise to MENTVEKLEALFAKAERDLDFMSRTLRSEFAAQFEESGEEELNPVHLVSRLSRARTRLETLRSERVRCEEERAKVEDELRVLTTANGNLLRSLQVKAGLK